From Triticum aestivum cultivar Chinese Spring chromosome 4A, IWGSC CS RefSeq v2.1, whole genome shotgun sequence, a single genomic window includes:
- the LOC123083170 gene encoding cationic peroxidase SPC4, translated as MARAPPLAAVVVAVAVVVASSLGHGASSAEPPVARGLSFDFYRRTCPRAESIVRGFVQDAVRKDIGLAAGLLRLHFHDCFVQGCDASVLLDGSATGPGEQQAPPNLTLRPSAFKAVNDIRDRLERECHRAVVSCADILALAARDSVVVSGGPDYRVPLGRRDSRRFASRQDVLSDLPAPSSNVPSLLALLRPLGLDATDLVTISGGHTIGQAHCSSFEDRLFPRPDPTINPPFLARLKGTCLAKGTDRRTVLDVRTPNVFDNQYYVDLVNREGLFVSDQDLFTNDITRPIVERFARSQRDFFEQFGVSMGKMGQMRVRTSDLGEVRRNCSARNPGPAAADELQWPSLVQTIVDAAAERLG; from the coding sequence ATGGCTCGTGCTCCTCCGCTAGCAGCAGTGGTAGTGGCGGTGGCTGTGGTAGTGGCCAGCTCGCTTGGGCATGGGGCTTCTTCGGCCGAGCCTCCGGTGGCACGTGGCCTGTCGTTCGACTTCTACCGGCGGACCTGCCCGCGGGCGGAGTCCATCGTGCGGGGCTTCGTCCAGGACGCCGTTCGTAAGGACATCGGACTCGCCGCGGGCCTCCTCCGCCTccacttccacgactgcttcgtgCAGGGCTGCGACGCCTCCGTGCTCCTCGACGGCTCGGCCACGGGGCCGGGAGAGCAGCAGGCGCCGCCCAACCTCACGCTCCGCCCATCTGCCTTCAAGGCCGTCAACGACATCCGGGACCGGCTGGAGCGCGAGTGCCACCGCGCCGTCGTCTCCTGTGCCGACATCCTCGCGCTCGCCGCCCGCGACTCCGTGGTCGTCTCTGGAGGGCCCGACTACCGCGTGCCGCTCGGCCGCCGCGACAGCCGCCGCTTCGCCTCACGGCAGGACGTGCTGTCTGACCTGCCGGCGCCCTCCTCGAACGTGCCGTCGCTGCTCGCCCTGCTCCGGCCCCTCGGCCTCGACGCCACCGACCTCGTCACAATCTCCGGCGGCCACACCATCGGGCAGGCGCACTGCTCCTCCTTCGAGGACCGCCTCTTCCCGCGCCCCGACCCCACCATCAACCCCCCCTTCCTCGCCAGACTGAAGGGGACGTGCCTTGCCAAGGGCACCGACCGCCGCACCGTGCTGGACGTGCGCACGCCCAACGTGTTCGACAACCAGTACTATGTCGACCTGGTGAACCGGGAGGGGCTCTTCGTCTCCGATCAGGACCTCTTCACCAACGACATCACCCGGCCCATCGTCGAGCGTTTTGCGCGGAGCCAGCGAGACTTCTTCGAGCAGTTCGGCGTGTCCATGGGCAAGATGGGCCAGATGAGGGTGCGCACCAGCGACCTGGGAGAGGTCCGACGGAACTGCTCCGCCCGCAaccccggccccgccgccgccgacgagctccagtGGCCGTCCCTTGTGCAGACCATCGTCGATGCAGCCGCAGAAAGGCTTGGCTAG